A window from Dehalobacter sp. encodes these proteins:
- a CDS encoding sensor histidine kinase, producing the protein MDKLTVVFESTLNAIENGKEEIFNIYEMTRNEIQRLKKELEFMRREIEDTIKMVDTQFMKEKRFRRKLMEVNKNFDKFNEKQMLEAYSETKDAQVELQLLQAKELQLRSRRDEIERTLKNLDITVIKAEDLMSQVSLALRLLKEGISEISQFYSSDQRKETAFQIIKAQEEERLRVAREVHDGPAQSLANIVLRLEIAEKLLELDHRQVKKELKELNMLVRDNLKDIRRIIFGLRPIPLNGAGIVDTINHYMKNFEKTYGLTCELIVEGQERELDSSVEVALFRLVQEGMTNVAKHAESPKCRVHLNFQDDRIVGQIIDDGKGFDISNGLDNSGAHFGLIGINERIQAYSGQLSIQSEPGKGTVVMFNIPYSE; encoded by the coding sequence ATGGATAAATTAACAGTTGTTTTTGAATCAACGCTCAACGCAATCGAGAACGGTAAAGAAGAAATATTCAACATCTATGAGATGACCCGCAACGAAATACAGCGGTTAAAAAAAGAGCTGGAATTTATGCGCAGGGAAATCGAAGACACGATCAAAATGGTGGATACCCAGTTTATGAAAGAAAAACGCTTCCGTCGGAAGCTGATGGAAGTCAACAAGAACTTCGATAAGTTCAATGAGAAGCAGATGCTCGAAGCGTATTCGGAAACGAAGGATGCACAGGTAGAGCTGCAACTGCTCCAGGCGAAAGAGCTTCAGCTGCGTTCCCGCAGGGATGAAATCGAAAGAACGTTAAAAAATTTGGATATCACAGTGATTAAGGCTGAGGATCTGATGAGCCAGGTCAGTCTTGCCCTGCGGCTTTTAAAAGAAGGAATCAGTGAGATCAGTCAGTTCTATAGCAGTGACCAGAGAAAAGAAACCGCTTTTCAGATCATCAAGGCCCAGGAAGAAGAACGCCTGAGGGTCGCCCGTGAAGTCCACGACGGTCCCGCCCAGAGTCTGGCCAACATTGTTCTGCGTCTGGAAATAGCCGAGAAGCTTCTGGAACTTGATCACCGCCAGGTGAAAAAAGAATTAAAAGAACTGAATATGCTGGTCAGGGATAATCTGAAGGATATCCGCAGAATCATTTTCGGACTCAGGCCAATTCCTTTAAATGGGGCGGGAATTGTTGATACCATCAATCATTATATGAAAAATTTTGAAAAAACGTATGGGCTGACCTGTGAACTTATCGTGGAAGGACAAGAAAGGGAGCTTGATTCTTCCGTAGAAGTGGCCCTTTTCCGACTGGTTCAGGAAGGGATGACCAATGTGGCCAAACATGCGGAATCTCCGAAGTGCAGGGTTCATTTGAATTTTCAGGATGACAGGATTGTCGGTCAGATTATCGATGATGGTAAAGGATTTGATATCAGCAATGGCTTGGATAATTCCGGTGCCCATTTCGGCTTGATTGGAATTAATGAGCGAATTCAGGCTTACTCCGGACAATTATCGATTCAATCAGAACCGGGCAAGGGTACTGTTGTTATGTTTAACATTCCATATTCTGAATAA
- a CDS encoding alpha/beta-type small acid-soluble spore protein has translation MAKYKLPVNKQSVASELNVNLGPDTSARQNGSVGGSMVKKTFEYINSRI, from the coding sequence ATGGCTAAGTATAAACTGCCGGTTAACAAACAAAGTGTTGCCAGCGAGCTTAATGTTAACCTAGGTCCAGACACCTCCGCAAGACAAAACGGCTCTGTTGGAGGTAGCATGGTTAAGAAAACTTTTGAATATATTAACAGTAGAATCTAG
- a CDS encoding DnaD domain protein yields the protein MSKNKVYGGFCQALLFSGSVSIPNLILDHYTELGIGHKEMMLMIHMMTETSTNSDRIEEQITKKMGLSVEEYKIMIQNLQTRGLLSVNSRKAKNGTNREYDFSGLIDQLLELWGINEFKQMSSGSERNGKMNIENMPDLSQAKLTSLFEQELGRPLTGLECEHIEKWLMASYSEELIIEALRRGVGAGIRSFRYLDSILREWEKKGIKTRLEVEAEDQNFQSRQNKKNDKPLKGSPKIKSKYDNIYL from the coding sequence ATGTCAAAAAACAAGGTATACGGGGGCTTTTGTCAAGCTCTTTTATTTTCCGGTTCCGTTTCGATTCCCAATCTTATTCTTGATCATTATACGGAACTTGGAATCGGTCATAAGGAAATGATGCTGATGATTCATATGATGACTGAGACAAGTACGAACAGTGATCGTATTGAGGAACAGATCACCAAGAAAATGGGACTCTCGGTTGAAGAATACAAAATCATGATCCAGAATCTCCAGACCAGAGGACTGCTTTCTGTCAATAGCCGCAAAGCGAAAAACGGCACGAATCGTGAATATGATTTCAGTGGGCTGATCGATCAGTTATTGGAATTATGGGGAATCAATGAGTTTAAGCAGATGTCCTCAGGCAGTGAACGTAATGGCAAAATGAATATAGAGAATATGCCGGACCTTTCTCAGGCTAAGCTGACTTCGCTGTTTGAACAGGAATTAGGCAGGCCGTTAACCGGTCTGGAGTGTGAACATATTGAAAAATGGCTGATGGCCTCGTATTCCGAAGAACTGATTATTGAGGCTTTACGAAGAGGCGTTGGCGCCGGGATTCGGAGTTTCCGCTATCTCGATTCTATTTTAAGAGAGTGGGAGAAGAAGGGGATCAAAACGCGTCTGGAAGTTGAGGCTGAGGACCAAAATTTCCAGTCCAGACAAAATAAAAAAAATGACAAACCGTTGAAAGGCTCACCAAAAATCAAAAGCAAATATGATAATATTTATCTCTAA
- a CDS encoding riboflavin synthase yields MFTGIIEELGTIKNIDLLKDSARLTIDASLVLKGSQIGDSIAVNGVCLTATAIGSGSFSVDVMYETLQRTNLQELKPQTKVNLERALQLQSRLGGHLVSGHVDGTGKITAISPVSIAQIYRIQTSPEITSSLLPKGSVAIDGISLTVIDAGDDFFTVSLIPHTFQHTTLGFKRVGSTVNLETDLIGKYVAKFLQKDHSPPQTKTEISLAFLTENGFI; encoded by the coding sequence ATGTTTACCGGAATCATTGAAGAACTGGGCACAATAAAAAACATAGACCTGCTGAAAGACTCCGCCAGATTAACCATTGATGCTTCACTTGTGCTGAAGGGATCCCAAATCGGAGACAGCATTGCCGTCAACGGGGTCTGTCTTACAGCGACCGCCATTGGTTCCGGAAGTTTTTCTGTCGATGTTATGTACGAGACCCTGCAGCGAACAAACCTTCAAGAATTAAAGCCGCAGACAAAAGTCAACCTGGAAAGAGCGCTGCAGCTGCAAAGCCGTTTGGGCGGCCATCTGGTGAGCGGTCATGTCGATGGCACCGGAAAAATTACTGCCATCAGTCCGGTCAGCATTGCTCAGATCTATCGAATTCAAACCTCCCCGGAGATAACCTCCTCCCTGCTGCCGAAAGGGTCAGTGGCCATTGATGGAATCTCGTTAACGGTCATTGATGCCGGGGATGACTTTTTTACCGTCTCCCTGATCCCCCACACCTTTCAGCATACGACACTCGGCTTTAAACGCGTTGGTTCTACGGTGAATCTTGAAACCGATCTCATCGGAAAATATGTAGCAAAATTCCTGCAAAAGGACCACAGCCCACCCCAAACCAAAACGGAAATTTCCCTCGCATTTCTAACTGAAAATGGTTTTATCTAA
- the ribD gene encoding bifunctional diaminohydroxyphosphoribosylaminopyrimidine deaminase/5-amino-6-(5-phosphoribosylamino)uracil reductase RibD produces MPDRFTAEDKNYMERALNLAVLAAGRTSPNPLVGCVIVRDGQIVGEGYHRKAGTPHAEVHALNAAGSSAEGADVYVTLEPCSHYGRTPPCTDALIAAGVKKVIVAMTDPNPLVSGQGVKKLQDAGILVETGLLAEKARKINEPFLKAITTKMPFVLYKAAMTLDGRTAVESGDSKWITSEEARHFVHGLRNTFDVIMVGSQTVLQDNPLLTCRNIENGRDPVRLVVDGSLSVPLNAQVLRNESASRCIIATTKAADENKLLRLRETFAADKVDIWQYDTSRQVPLPDLLRDIAAGGLNSILLEGGGTLAGKMLESRLIDQIMFMMAPKLAGSGFSPLSGLHLTSMSEAVNVSQLAVCELGGNYSFTGTVDYNHTNKMGSDK; encoded by the coding sequence TTGCCTGATCGTTTTACCGCAGAAGATAAAAACTACATGGAACGCGCGCTGAATCTTGCCGTACTGGCAGCAGGCAGAACCAGTCCAAATCCACTTGTGGGCTGTGTCATTGTCCGGGACGGTCAGATTGTCGGGGAAGGCTACCATAGGAAAGCCGGTACGCCGCATGCGGAAGTCCATGCCTTAAATGCTGCAGGATCAAGCGCAGAAGGTGCCGATGTCTATGTCACACTGGAACCCTGCTCCCATTACGGCCGTACACCTCCCTGCACCGATGCGCTGATTGCAGCAGGCGTAAAGAAAGTAATTGTAGCGATGACGGATCCGAATCCGCTGGTCAGCGGTCAGGGTGTGAAAAAGCTGCAGGATGCCGGTATTCTTGTCGAAACAGGTCTGCTGGCTGAAAAAGCCCGAAAAATTAATGAGCCTTTTCTGAAAGCGATTACCACAAAAATGCCCTTTGTACTTTATAAAGCTGCAATGACGCTCGATGGCCGGACTGCCGTAGAATCAGGAGACTCCAAATGGATCACTTCGGAAGAGGCCAGACATTTCGTCCATGGCCTAAGAAATACTTTTGATGTCATTATGGTCGGCAGTCAAACAGTCCTTCAGGATAACCCGCTCTTAACCTGCCGCAATATTGAGAATGGCCGGGACCCGGTCCGGCTAGTCGTCGATGGTTCCCTGTCTGTTCCGTTAAACGCTCAGGTCCTCCGGAACGAATCCGCCAGCCGCTGCATCATCGCGACAACAAAGGCTGCTGACGAGAATAAGCTGCTGCGGTTGCGCGAAACATTTGCTGCCGACAAGGTTGATATCTGGCAGTATGATACGTCGAGACAGGTTCCCTTGCCGGACCTGCTGAGAGATATCGCGGCCGGAGGCTTAAACAGCATCTTATTGGAAGGCGGCGGTACGCTTGCCGGTAAAATGCTGGAATCCAGGCTGATTGATCAAATCATGTTTATGATGGCCCCGAAACTGGCCGGATCAGGCTTCTCCCCGCTCTCAGGCCTGCACCTCACCAGCATGTCTGAGGCAGTAAATGTCAGTCAACTAGCGGTCTGTGAGCTGGGAGGAAATTATAGTTTTACCGGAACAGTTGACTATAACCATACCAATAAAATGGGAAGTGACAAATAA
- a CDS encoding HD domain-containing protein codes for MDISKELFQIINQSGAHPALGWKHCQRVYHLSKELSQHLNLNDEVLYISAMLHDTGKYPMYALPNVDHTLRSKGVAMNLLKSYHFEQEKLAKILDAIECHMYYSEPGNSDEAIYLRDANILDNLGNIGLMKLLSLVGQDELIPSPDEALMRAQTFAEALPKKVYSKTGRRIAVKRREEIMRFLSGIKRQTSEYAWI; via the coding sequence ATGGATATCTCCAAAGAACTATTTCAAATTATCAACCAATCCGGTGCTCATCCGGCTCTTGGCTGGAAACACTGTCAGCGGGTCTATCATTTATCCAAAGAATTATCTCAGCATCTCAACCTGAATGATGAAGTACTTTATATTTCTGCCATGCTTCACGATACCGGAAAGTACCCGATGTACGCGCTTCCCAACGTCGATCATACCCTCAGATCAAAAGGTGTCGCGATGAACCTGTTGAAGAGCTATCACTTTGAGCAGGAAAAACTGGCAAAAATTCTGGACGCCATTGAATGCCACATGTATTATTCCGAGCCGGGCAACAGTGACGAGGCTATTTATTTAAGGGACGCCAATATCCTTGATAATCTCGGAAACATCGGATTAATGAAACTGCTGAGCCTTGTCGGACAGGACGAGCTGATCCCGAGTCCCGATGAGGCTTTAATGCGAGCGCAGACCTTTGCTGAAGCACTGCCCAAAAAAGTGTACTCCAAGACCGGCAGGAGAATCGCTGTAAAACGGCGCGAAGAGATCATGCGTTTTCTGTCAGGGATTAAGCGTCAGACCTCGGAGTATGCCTGGATCTGA
- a CDS encoding response regulator transcription factor: MIRVVIADDHPLLREGLRRILEFEEGIQVVSEVGDGQGAINMARKTPFDVLLMDLNMPGVNGLEACKVIRREFPNIGILILTVDDSDEKVFQVLQLGVAGYLLKDVIPKALVDSIRKVYAGEPILSPSVTGKLLGQLSNPNSPKDHFGLSNREMEILTYVVKGSSNKDIGLTLFISEKTVKNHLSSIFRKLEVEDRTQAALKAVKTKLITLE; encoded by the coding sequence ATGATAAGGGTTGTAATTGCCGATGATCACCCGCTTCTCAGGGAAGGATTACGAAGAATTCTGGAATTTGAAGAAGGCATTCAGGTTGTATCCGAAGTCGGAGATGGTCAAGGGGCAATTAATATGGCGAGGAAGACGCCGTTTGATGTTCTGCTGATGGATTTGAATATGCCTGGGGTAAATGGTCTTGAAGCCTGTAAAGTCATCAGAAGGGAATTCCCGAACATTGGGATTTTAATTCTTACTGTCGATGACTCGGATGAAAAGGTGTTCCAGGTATTACAGCTCGGGGTAGCTGGATACCTGCTGAAAGACGTCATTCCGAAAGCCCTGGTTGATTCCATCCGCAAAGTATATGCTGGAGAACCCATTTTGTCCCCGTCGGTAACCGGAAAACTGCTTGGCCAGCTTTCCAATCCGAACAGTCCAAAAGATCATTTCGGATTAAGCAACAGGGAAATGGAGATACTTACCTATGTGGTCAAAGGCTCGTCAAACAAAGATATTGGCTTAACGCTGTTTATAAGTGAAAAAACAGTCAAAAATCATCTTTCCAGTATTTTTAGAAAACTAGAGGTCGAAGATCGCACCCAGGCTGCTTTGAAAGCAGTGAAGACGAAACTTATTACACTGGAATAA
- a CDS encoding thioredoxin family protein, whose product MMIKILGSGCKNCVTLAENTRIALEEVGLAAEVIKVTDIQDIMAYGVMSTPALVIDEKVVSFGKVLKPKEIVKILETAR is encoded by the coding sequence ATGATGATTAAAATTTTAGGATCTGGCTGCAAAAATTGCGTTACCCTTGCTGAAAATACCAGAATTGCTTTGGAAGAAGTGGGCCTTGCTGCCGAAGTAATCAAAGTTACCGATATTCAAGACATCATGGCCTATGGTGTGATGTCCACACCAGCCCTGGTTATTGACGAAAAGGTGGTATCTTTTGGGAAAGTTCTAAAACCCAAGGAGATCGTAAAGATTTTAGAAACTGCGAGGTAG
- a CDS encoding metalloregulator ArsR/SmtB family transcription factor — translation MEKNYQDYALAMKALSDETRLKIFDMLGNGELCACKILEAFNITQSTLSYHMKILCESSLVNARRDGIWMRYSINESNLEVIARFFNKVTKIKSNKK, via the coding sequence TTGGAAAAAAATTATCAAGATTATGCTTTAGCGATGAAAGCGTTATCTGATGAAACAAGATTGAAAATATTTGACATGTTGGGCAATGGGGAACTATGTGCTTGTAAGATTCTCGAAGCGTTCAACATAACCCAATCCACGCTTTCTTATCACATGAAGATCTTATGTGAAAGCAGTCTGGTGAATGCCAGGCGGGACGGCATTTGGATGAGGTATTCTATCAATGAAAGTAACCTTGAAGTCATTGCCCGCTTTTTTAATAAGGTCACAAAAATTAAAAGTAACAAAAAGTAA
- a CDS encoding permease: MVFEWLNNQLLRMEWLSNLVKLLVENVFGLSIQDRWGGGLHFFIYDVLKIFILLAVLIFLISYIQSFFPPERTKKILGRFNGISGNILGALLGTVTPFCSCSSIPLFIGFTSAGLPVGVTFSFLISSPLVDLASVLLLASIFNWTIAIAYVVVGLILAVIGGTVISKAKLEKYVEPFVFSNKIPEIEPERLTTRERLDLAKDQVRDIVRRVWVYILIGVGIGAAIHNFIPENIISLLLGQDKWYSVLLATFVGVPMYADIFGTLPIAEALVAKGVGLGTALSFMMAVTALSLPSLIMLKKVVKMKLLVIFAGIVTIGILIIGYTFNALGYLLM; encoded by the coding sequence ATGGTATTTGAATGGCTAAACAACCAATTGCTCAGGATGGAATGGCTTTCGAATTTGGTAAAGCTTTTGGTTGAGAATGTATTTGGGCTTAGCATCCAGGATCGCTGGGGAGGCGGCCTCCATTTTTTTATCTATGACGTTCTTAAAATATTTATTTTGCTAGCCGTTTTGATCTTTCTCATTTCTTATATTCAAAGTTTTTTTCCGCCGGAAAGAACCAAAAAAATACTCGGCAGGTTTAACGGTATTTCAGGAAATATTTTAGGTGCTTTACTCGGCACGGTGACGCCTTTTTGCTCCTGTTCTTCCATTCCTCTTTTTATTGGCTTTACCAGCGCGGGGCTTCCCGTCGGTGTTACTTTCTCGTTCTTAATATCATCCCCCTTGGTGGATTTGGCTTCGGTGCTTTTGCTGGCAAGTATCTTTAATTGGACCATTGCCATTGCCTACGTTGTTGTTGGTTTGATTCTGGCAGTGATCGGCGGAACTGTGATTAGCAAAGCAAAGCTGGAAAAGTATGTAGAACCGTTTGTATTCAGCAATAAAATACCGGAAATAGAACCGGAGCGGTTAACAACTCGGGAAAGGCTGGATTTGGCTAAAGATCAGGTTCGTGATATTGTGAGAAGAGTGTGGGTATATATTCTAATCGGTGTCGGTATAGGTGCTGCGATTCACAACTTTATTCCTGAAAATATCATTTCCTTACTTCTGGGTCAGGATAAATGGTATTCGGTATTGTTGGCTACTTTTGTAGGGGTCCCGATGTATGCAGATATTTTTGGGACGCTGCCGATTGCGGAAGCGTTAGTGGCCAAGGGCGTTGGTCTGGGAACTGCTTTATCCTTCATGATGGCTGTAACTGCACTTTCTCTGCCGTCTTTGATCATGCTCAAGAAAGTCGTAAAAATGAAACTACTCGTCATATTTGCAGGGATTGTAACCATTGGTATTCTTATCATCGGCTATACATTTAATGCCTTAGGATATTTGCTCATGTAA
- a CDS encoding DUF975 family protein, whose protein sequence is MLENKELRAMARTQLKGQWLRPILACLIYAVIVFILSWIPCAGPIITLLIAGPLMIGLVTFTLKFCRGEDPNVEVVLSGFKNAVNCAGLYLWYVLWTLLWSLLLIIPGIVKAYGYMMSFYIYADNPDMGIRKAFDLSKKISYGYRGKLFLLTLSFIGWAILATIPFCLGYIWLMPYMQITFTNFYQELKKESIKNGVCTAEEF, encoded by the coding sequence ATGCTTGAAAACAAAGAATTAAGGGCCATGGCCCGCACCCAGTTAAAAGGGCAATGGCTGAGACCAATCCTGGCCTGTCTGATTTATGCTGTAATCGTATTCATCCTGTCTTGGATCCCGTGTGCTGGTCCGATTATTACGCTCTTAATTGCGGGGCCGCTCATGATTGGCCTGGTGACCTTTACCTTAAAGTTCTGCCGCGGGGAAGATCCGAACGTTGAAGTGGTTCTGTCTGGATTCAAAAACGCCGTTAACTGCGCCGGGCTATATCTCTGGTATGTGCTGTGGACACTTTTATGGTCACTGTTACTGATTATTCCGGGGATCGTTAAAGCGTACGGCTATATGATGAGCTTTTATATTTATGCTGATAATCCTGATATGGGTATCAGAAAGGCCTTTGATCTCAGCAAAAAAATCAGCTATGGCTATCGCGGCAAGCTATTCCTGCTTACGCTCAGCTTCATTGGCTGGGCGATCCTGGCCACGATCCCGTTCTGTCTTGGCTATATCTGGCTGATGCCTTACATGCAAATTACGTTTACTAATTTCTATCAGGAACTGAAAAAAGAAAGCATCAAAAATGGTGTCTGTACTGCGGAAGAGTTTTAA
- a CDS encoding GNAT family N-acetyltransferase encodes MLNGKRTRIRPLAMDDLDTLYEWYNDHDFSYWVSGNWPLTTLLRREDLESKLFEEDANRYAITDLQGSLIGTIGFDQVNIPARSARIYVGIGLQDYWGKGYGTDALTAFIRYLFGQWNFRRLTAETWVNNTRALSCYQKLGFIAEGRLREAYYVEGQYFDAIILGLLKKDYAEVVRL; translated from the coding sequence ATATTAAACGGCAAACGAACCCGAATCCGTCCGCTCGCAATGGATGATCTGGACACCTTGTATGAATGGTATAATGATCACGACTTCTCTTACTGGGTCAGCGGCAATTGGCCGCTGACAACCCTGCTGCGCCGGGAAGATCTGGAGAGCAAACTTTTTGAAGAGGATGCCAACCGCTATGCGATTACGGATTTACAAGGCAGCCTTATCGGTACAATTGGTTTCGATCAGGTCAATATTCCGGCCAGATCGGCCCGCATCTATGTCGGAATTGGTCTCCAAGATTACTGGGGAAAAGGTTACGGGACCGATGCGCTGACTGCTTTTATCCGCTACCTGTTTGGCCAGTGGAATTTCCGGAGACTGACCGCTGAGACCTGGGTCAATAACACCAGGGCGCTCTCCTGCTATCAGAAGCTCGGCTTCATTGCCGAAGGCAGGCTGCGTGAAGCCTATTATGTGGAAGGGCAATATTTTGACGCAATCATCTTAGGTTTATTAAAAAAAGATTATGCCGAGGTCGTCCGCCTTTAG
- a CDS encoding ATP-binding protein, with protein sequence MLSEEGFHLERTDRIIGRVLPNQGNTNMEDRIATDSDKTNRNESEIKIQPTVQHETNIEAGAVCPLCGDRGIVLNGDTAVPCSCMEKKRIVNSFKYARLSRELMNCRFEKFSLEYYRNTQQDQEDYLNAQKALKAAREFVKNVRTNPHEVGLLFTGSVGSGKTFLAASIANEILENNHKLLFLIVPDLLDELRATFSNKSENTEYDLLDIARTVPILILDDLGAHNYTEWSRNRIYSILNYRMNEQLPTVITTNLDFDEIDHYLGERTCSRLLQMCRIFRLSAPQDIRMQNYLKREGLKKDKK encoded by the coding sequence TTGTTGTCAGAGGAGGGATTTCATCTGGAAAGAACAGATCGTATCATTGGAAGAGTGCTGCCGAATCAGGGAAACACGAACATGGAAGATCGGATTGCAACGGATTCGGATAAAACAAATCGGAATGAATCGGAGATAAAGATTCAGCCGACTGTTCAGCACGAAACAAATATTGAAGCCGGTGCTGTCTGCCCGCTCTGCGGAGACAGGGGAATCGTCCTGAATGGAGATACGGCGGTACCCTGTTCGTGTATGGAGAAAAAGAGGATTGTAAACAGCTTTAAATATGCACGTCTGTCCAGGGAACTAATGAACTGCCGTTTTGAAAAATTCAGCCTCGAATACTATCGGAACACCCAGCAGGATCAGGAAGATTACCTGAATGCCCAAAAAGCACTGAAAGCCGCCAGGGAGTTTGTCAAAAATGTCCGGACAAATCCCCATGAAGTCGGGCTGCTCTTCACGGGCTCCGTCGGAAGCGGCAAAACGTTTCTGGCAGCTTCCATCGCGAATGAAATTCTGGAAAATAATCACAAGCTGCTCTTTTTGATTGTCCCGGACCTTTTGGATGAACTGCGCGCTACATTCAGTAATAAAAGTGAAAATACGGAATACGACTTGCTGGATATTGCCAGAACCGTACCGATTTTGATTCTCGATGACCTGGGTGCGCATAATTATACCGAATGGTCCCGCAACCGGATCTACTCCATCTTGAATTACCGGATGAACGAGCAGCTGCCGACTGTCATTACGACCAATCTTGATTTTGATGAGATCGATCATTATCTGGGAGAACGAACCTGCTCCCGGCTTCTTCAGATGTGCAGGATTTTCCGCTTGTCTGCACCGCAGGACATCCGGATGCAGAATTATTTAAAACGGGAAGGATTAAAAAAGGATAAAAAATAA
- a CDS encoding MBL fold metallo-hydrolase, with amino-acid sequence MKLCFYGASQTVTGSCYLLETTDTRILIDCGMFQGSKIMKELNYGAFPFDPNLLDAVILTHAHIDHSGLIPKLIKKGFSGPIYATTETIELCSVMLPDSGHIQEMEVTRKNRKHSRMDVSLIEPIYTAEDAVNAQKYFVEAAYNQKTQISQSLSFQFVDAGHILGSAHVIFSVKENNTTKTIAFSGDIGTSGQPYVEDPEGIKEACMLKDPDGIRDACMIVMETTYGNRIHPDKTNRMENLARVINNAHQKGGNIIIPAFAINRTQDLLYYLRKLQDDKKIPVMPIYIDSPLAVAATRIFGRNTRNFDQETKQLLEAGQSPFAMPNLHLSETAEDSIRLNAIQGGAIIISASGMADAGRIKHHLKHNLWRYDATVIFVGYQAQGTLGRFLTDGAKEVTIHGEKVAVNAEIVAFQGFSAHADQNELLAWLKAAGGNADHLILVHGEDDAIQAFSSLVQQKFGIVPIIPELGECLEIADGEIKRLKPSKPWLKEIEDRMGYPAPQEWQSHPSKSVKQRSSEEGPGGRTFKRRRKVLLSEANRAYTKLRKDLKLFIDRSNERKDYENLIDTFESISNLLKTRMKR; translated from the coding sequence ATGAAGCTTTGTTTTTATGGTGCCAGTCAGACTGTGACGGGGTCCTGTTATTTGCTGGAAACGACAGATACCAGAATCCTGATTGACTGTGGAATGTTTCAGGGTTCCAAGATCATGAAAGAACTGAATTATGGCGCGTTTCCGTTTGATCCCAACCTTCTTGACGCTGTGATTTTAACGCACGCCCATATTGACCATTCCGGGCTTATTCCGAAGCTCATCAAAAAAGGTTTCAGCGGGCCGATCTATGCGACGACGGAAACCATAGAATTATGTTCTGTGATGCTGCCGGACAGCGGGCACATCCAGGAAATGGAGGTCACCAGAAAAAACCGCAAGCACAGCAGGATGGATGTTTCATTAATCGAACCGATTTACACGGCTGAAGATGCGGTGAATGCTCAAAAGTACTTTGTCGAGGCGGCCTATAATCAAAAGACCCAGATCTCGCAATCGCTGTCCTTTCAGTTTGTCGATGCCGGGCATATCTTGGGCTCGGCCCATGTCATTTTCAGCGTCAAAGAAAACAACACGACGAAAACCATTGCATTTTCCGGAGATATCGGGACTTCCGGTCAGCCTTATGTCGAAGATCCCGAAGGGATTAAAGAAGCGTGTATGCTTAAGGATCCTGATGGTATACGAGATGCCTGTATGATTGTGATGGAAACAACCTACGGCAACCGGATTCATCCGGATAAAACCAATCGAATGGAGAACCTGGCCAGGGTCATTAATAATGCCCACCAAAAAGGCGGCAATATTATTATTCCGGCTTTTGCCATAAATCGGACACAGGACCTTTTGTACTACCTGCGCAAACTTCAAGATGACAAAAAAATTCCGGTAATGCCGATTTACATCGATAGTCCGCTGGCTGTTGCAGCGACGAGAATATTTGGGCGGAATACCCGGAATTTTGATCAGGAAACCAAGCAGCTGCTGGAGGCGGGCCAAAGCCCGTTTGCCATGCCGAATCTTCATTTGAGTGAAACCGCGGAGGATTCGATCCGGCTGAATGCGATACAGGGCGGCGCGATTATCATTTCGGCTAGCGGGATGGCTGATGCCGGGAGAATCAAGCATCATTTGAAACATAATCTGTGGCGGTACGATGCCACAGTCATCTTTGTCGGTTATCAGGCCCAAGGGACACTTGGCCGGTTTTTAACTGACGGTGCCAAAGAAGTGACTATCCATGGAGAGAAAGTCGCGGTCAACGCCGAAATCGTTGCGTTCCAAGGTTTTTCAGCGCATGCGGACCAGAATGAATTGCTGGCGTGGCTTAAAGCCGCCGGCGGCAACGCAGATCATCTCATCCTGGTCCATGGCGAAGATGATGCGATTCAGGCGTTTTCATCTCTGGTCCAGCAAAAATTCGGGATTGTGCCAATCATTCCAGAACTGGGTGAATGCCTGGAGATAGCGGACGGCGAAATCAAGCGTCTGAAACCTTCCAAGCCCTGGCTAAAGGAAATTGAAGATAGGATGGGTTATCCTGCACCTCAGGAATGGCAGTCACACCCGTCCAAATCTGTTAAGCAAAGATCTTCAGAAGAAGGACCAGGGGGAAGAACCTTCAAACGCCGGAGAAAAGTTCTGCTTTCCGAAGCAAACAGGGCCTATACTAAACTCCGCAAAGACCTGAAATTATTCATTGATAGGAGCAATGAGCGCAAGGACTATGAAAACCTGATTGATACCTTTGAGAGCATTTCCAATCTTTTAAAAACAAGAATGAAACGGTAA